From Domibacillus sp. DTU_2020_1001157_1_SI_ALB_TIR_016, a single genomic window includes:
- a CDS encoding thermonuclease family protein — protein sequence MKRKVTLILCSAAAFVLSACSLEDVNDVLEVTEDVLTAIEQENEQTETNIDEAEEPVNEAGSILKTKGVMEPIPAKLVRPVDGDTAVFAFDADRDGKEEEFSARFLLIDTPETRHPQLGRQPLGEEAKERTAELLKGGDITIEFDIGQRLDKYNRILVYVYVNGRSVQETLLEEGLARVAYVYPPNTRYLDEFEAKQEIAKKKKKGIWSMDDYVTERGFNSK from the coding sequence GTGAAAAGAAAGGTGACACTGATTCTATGTTCAGCCGCAGCTTTCGTTCTGTCAGCCTGCAGCTTAGAAGATGTGAACGATGTTCTTGAAGTAACAGAAGATGTATTAACAGCGATTGAACAAGAAAATGAGCAAACAGAAACGAATATCGATGAGGCAGAGGAGCCGGTTAATGAAGCAGGCAGCATTCTAAAAACAAAAGGAGTAATGGAGCCGATACCGGCAAAGCTCGTCCGCCCGGTTGACGGTGACACCGCTGTGTTTGCTTTTGACGCGGACCGTGACGGGAAAGAAGAAGAATTCAGTGCCCGGTTTCTGCTTATTGATACACCAGAAACCCGTCATCCGCAGCTGGGCAGGCAGCCGCTCGGTGAGGAAGCAAAGGAGCGGACTGCAGAATTGCTCAAAGGCGGAGATATTACGATCGAATTTGATATTGGACAGCGTCTGGACAAGTACAATCGAATATTAGTGTATGTCTATGTGAATGGAAGAAGCGTACAGGAAACGCTTCTTGAAGAGGGGTTGGCGCGAGTGGCTTATGTATATCCGCCAAATACACGCTATCTGGATGAGTTTGAAGCGAAACAAGAAATAGCCAAGAAAAAGAAAAAAGGTATCTGGTCTATGGATGACTATGTGACCGAGCGTGGATTCAATTCAAAATAA
- a CDS encoding C40 family peptidase, translating into MTFKKVMIAIMLCVMALSLVSPAAKAAEPATACYTKKAASKTYINVSVATLWKDTSAKRKIDQPSLSNPVNMRDWTANMSTVKDRLWLTGRAETQALYGQEVTVLKTSGSWAQVAVKDQLTSKNSKGYPGWLPKSQLTTQPAAYEGCQTAWVKSKTAFLFHDKKQSFMEISFNTELPIIKSETNWVQVMTPANGAKWLKKSDIRVLDAVPNIPKPTGSTLLATGKQFLGLPYLWSGMSAYGFDCSGFTSSVYRYHGISIPRDASEQAKAGKAVAKSALQPGDLLFFAYNNGKGRVHHVAMYAGSGQMIHAPKAGKRIEIISMNTAPYKQEYAGARRYIQ; encoded by the coding sequence ATGACCTTCAAAAAGGTGATGATAGCGATCATGCTTTGCGTAATGGCTTTATCACTCGTATCTCCCGCTGCAAAAGCCGCTGAACCTGCCACTGCTTGTTATACAAAAAAAGCCGCCAGCAAAACATATATTAATGTATCTGTTGCCACGCTCTGGAAAGATACGAGTGCAAAACGAAAGATAGATCAGCCGTCCCTCTCAAATCCTGTCAACATGCGGGACTGGACAGCGAACATGTCCACTGTGAAAGACCGTCTTTGGCTTACTGGAAGGGCAGAAACACAGGCCTTGTATGGCCAGGAAGTCACTGTGCTTAAAACAAGCGGCAGCTGGGCACAAGTAGCTGTGAAAGATCAGCTCACGTCCAAAAACAGTAAAGGTTATCCAGGCTGGCTGCCTAAATCACAACTTACCACACAGCCTGCTGCTTACGAGGGCTGCCAGACGGCATGGGTAAAATCCAAGACCGCTTTTTTGTTTCATGATAAGAAACAGTCGTTTATGGAAATCAGCTTTAATACAGAACTGCCGATTATTAAATCAGAAACGAACTGGGTACAAGTTATGACTCCGGCAAATGGCGCCAAATGGCTTAAGAAAAGCGACATCCGGGTGCTTGATGCAGTTCCAAACATTCCGAAACCAACCGGGTCTACGCTTTTGGCAACAGGAAAACAGTTTCTCGGCCTTCCATATTTATGGTCGGGGATGTCGGCTTACGGCTTTGACTGTTCAGGATTCACTTCTTCGGTTTACCGGTATCACGGCATCAGCATTCCACGTGATGCGTCCGAACAGGCAAAAGCGGGCAAAGCAGTGGCAAAATCCGCTCTTCAGCCAGGCGACCTGCTGTTTTTTGCTTATAATAATGGCAAAGGACGTGTTCATCATGTCGCCATGTATGCCGGCAGCGGCCAGATGATCCATGCTCCAAAAGCCGGCAAGCGGATTGAAATTATTTCCATGAATACTGCTCCATACAAACAGGAGTATGCAGGCGCACGCCGTTACATTCAATAA
- a CDS encoding ribonuclease J has protein sequence MNAQENTLSIFALGGVNEIGKNMYAVQYADDIVLIDCGSKFPDESLLGIDLIIPDITYLRENEEKIRGLVVTHGHEDHIGGIPYFLKQLNVPIYATRLTIGLIEIKLKEHGLLGDTKLTPIHSDSTIELGTIRLTFFKTNHSIPDCLGAAFHTPEGTVVHTGDFKFDLTPVNDQYPDIHKMAGLGQNGVLALLSESTNAERPGFTPSEKHVGRHIEEAFSKAQGKVFIATFASNVHRVQQVVDAARKTNRKLALLGRSMVNVVSVAIDLGYLDIPDDMLIDVEEIHDLDPENVAILCTGSQGEPMAALSRLSNSKYRQVEIYPGDTVILSSSPIPGNERNVARIIDNLFRLGAHVIYGSGAATGMHVSGHGCQEELKLMLTLMKPKYFIPIHGEFRMLQQHRLLAESVGVQRENIFVVNNGDVVDINQSEARQTRRIPAGNIFVDGLGIGDVGDIVLRDRKQLSEDGMLVIVITLSKAENKIVSGPDTISRGFVYARQSEDLLNEVNQIAASTIQRLQEAEVTQWKVMKQNLKETVGKFLYAQTKRRPMIVPIIIEV, from the coding sequence ATGAATGCACAGGAAAATACACTATCCATCTTTGCCCTGGGCGGCGTAAATGAAATCGGGAAAAACATGTATGCCGTTCAGTATGCGGATGATATTGTTTTGATTGACTGCGGCTCGAAGTTCCCGGACGAAAGTTTATTAGGCATTGATTTAATTATCCCGGATATTACGTATTTACGCGAAAACGAAGAGAAAATTCGAGGGCTCGTGGTAACGCATGGACACGAAGATCATATCGGGGGCATCCCGTATTTTTTGAAACAGCTGAATGTGCCCATTTATGCGACACGCCTGACAATCGGCTTGATCGAAATTAAGCTGAAGGAGCACGGGCTGCTCGGCGATACCAAGCTGACACCGATTCATTCTGATTCAACCATTGAACTTGGAACCATCCGTCTGACCTTTTTTAAAACAAACCATAGTATCCCGGACTGCTTGGGCGCTGCGTTTCACACGCCGGAAGGAACGGTCGTACATACGGGGGACTTTAAGTTTGATTTGACGCCGGTCAATGATCAGTATCCGGATATTCATAAAATGGCGGGGCTTGGCCAAAACGGGGTGCTTGCTCTTTTATCAGAGAGCACGAACGCAGAGCGGCCGGGGTTTACGCCGTCTGAAAAGCATGTTGGACGGCATATTGAAGAAGCATTCAGTAAAGCACAGGGAAAAGTGTTTATTGCCACATTTGCTTCTAATGTTCATCGTGTGCAGCAGGTAGTGGATGCAGCAAGGAAAACAAACCGCAAGCTTGCACTGTTAGGGCGGAGTATGGTGAATGTCGTGTCGGTCGCCATTGACCTTGGCTATTTAGATATTCCGGATGATATGCTCATTGATGTAGAGGAAATCCACGACTTGGATCCAGAAAACGTAGCAATTCTTTGTACGGGAAGCCAGGGAGAGCCGATGGCAGCTTTGTCCCGACTGTCCAATTCAAAATACCGGCAGGTGGAAATCTACCCGGGAGACACAGTCATCTTGTCTTCATCGCCAATTCCGGGAAATGAACGAAATGTCGCACGCATTATTGATAATTTGTTCCGTCTTGGCGCTCATGTTATTTATGGATCAGGAGCGGCGACAGGGATGCACGTATCCGGCCATGGCTGTCAGGAAGAACTAAAGCTTATGCTGACTTTGATGAAGCCGAAGTACTTTATCCCGATTCATGGCGAATTCAGAATGCTGCAGCAGCACCGGCTGCTGGCTGAGTCTGTCGGTGTCCAGCGGGAGAATATTTTTGTGGTAAACAACGGAGATGTTGTAGATATCAACCAGTCTGAAGCCCGTCAGACACGGAGAATCCCGGCTGGAAACATTTTTGTGGATGGTCTTGGGATTGGGGATGTTGGCGATATTGTACTGCGCGACCGCAAACAGCTTTCCGAGGACGGCATGCTTGTGATTGTGATTACTTTAAGCAAAGCGGAAAACAAAATTGTCTCAGGACCTGATACGATTTCACGCGGGTTTGTGTATGCCCGCCAGTCAGAGGATTTATTGAATGAAGTAAACCAGATTGCAGCAAGTACGATTCAACGGTTGCAGGAAGCTGAAGTGACCCAATGGAAAGTGATGAAGCAAAACTTAAAAGAAACGGTTGGGAAGTTTTTGTACGCTCAAACAAAAAGGCGTCCGATGATTGTCCCTATTATTATTGAAGTGTAA
- a CDS encoding STAS domain-containing protein codes for MAANPHITIGGLEFEWDLEKGRFIFEREDAVLFWISSAMRTFFDTIEEISGEEASNLVFETTGFRQGLVVGQYFEKIKDVNAAQAAELITNTYASAGWGRTTIQDLNFEAKTLTAFIKDSWEYKINKAQAKRQGGNYLPAHYAGIFTGLFGENIWYEVVQDQLDGHEHSIIKYFPSDVTISNNIHELARKKEAEEILRLETIVEEKTKELKELVRQLSSPIIPVLEGIVVVPLIGKYDEDRSEELVVKTLNNLPAHKANYLVLDLTGLDKDISGHTVSLIEKIGSAASLIGTETILVGISPELGMVISQSTINLSRFDCFQTLQHGIYFALAQHGRKIV; via the coding sequence ATGGCAGCGAATCCACATATTACAATTGGCGGGCTTGAATTTGAGTGGGATTTGGAAAAAGGCAGGTTTATATTTGAAAGAGAAGATGCTGTCCTGTTTTGGATTTCTTCCGCGATGAGAACATTTTTTGATACCATTGAAGAAATTTCTGGTGAAGAAGCATCAAACCTTGTGTTTGAAACAACCGGTTTTCGGCAGGGACTGGTTGTAGGGCAGTATTTTGAAAAAATAAAAGATGTGAATGCGGCACAGGCAGCAGAGTTGATTACCAACACGTACGCATCGGCGGGCTGGGGACGAACGACGATCCAGGATTTGAACTTTGAAGCGAAAACGTTGACCGCTTTTATAAAAGACAGCTGGGAATACAAAATCAACAAAGCACAGGCAAAAAGGCAGGGCGGTAACTATCTTCCTGCTCATTATGCCGGTATTTTCACAGGGCTGTTTGGAGAAAACATCTGGTATGAAGTCGTGCAGGACCAGCTGGATGGGCATGAGCACAGCATTATTAAATATTTTCCATCGGACGTAACCATCTCCAATAATATTCACGAGCTGGCTCGTAAAAAAGAAGCGGAGGAAATTCTTCGGCTGGAAACTATTGTCGAAGAAAAAACAAAAGAGCTGAAAGAATTGGTCAGACAGCTGTCCTCGCCGATTATTCCTGTTCTTGAAGGAATCGTGGTCGTACCGCTTATTGGCAAATATGATGAAGACCGCTCAGAAGAGCTTGTGGTCAAAACGCTCAACAACCTTCCAGCCCATAAAGCAAACTATCTTGTCCTGGATTTAACAGGACTCGATAAAGACATCAGCGGCCATACCGTCAGCTTGATTGAGAAAATTGGCTCTGCCGCTTCCTTGATTGGGACTGAGACAATTCTTGTCGGTATTTCCCCGGAACTTGGCATGGTTATTTCACAGTCAACAATCAACTTGTCTCGATTTGATTGCTTTCAAACACTGCAGCACGGCATTTATTTTGCGCTGGCGCAGCATGGCCGAAAAATCGTTTAA
- a CDS encoding MEDS domain-containing protein, which produces MLVQPKIETTSLFESIPNAHVFYLFQEIDAYIDHAAAYILTSIQLGKRTLVIENDRFRRLIEARLQPLLSASQMNDILFQNNFEFFSIIFNPKDPSQHHFFNEKHKEHIYHYAERIWSHIEWNKQTGFSAQLEEFERNAHALLKETGISCVCAYDQESLTDLQKQALLLFHDFKLTDQGELLRLPA; this is translated from the coding sequence ATGCTTGTTCAACCTAAAATAGAAACAACCAGCTTGTTCGAATCTATCCCAAATGCCCATGTATTTTATCTTTTCCAGGAAATTGATGCTTATATTGACCATGCTGCAGCTTATATTTTAACGAGCATTCAGCTTGGAAAACGCACGCTTGTTATTGAGAATGACCGTTTTCGCCGGCTGATTGAAGCCCGCCTGCAGCCTCTTTTGTCCGCCAGCCAAATGAATGACATTCTTTTTCAAAATAACTTCGAATTTTTTTCTATTATCTTCAATCCGAAAGATCCATCCCAGCATCATTTTTTTAATGAAAAGCATAAAGAACATATTTATCATTATGCCGAGAGAATCTGGTCACATATAGAGTGGAACAAACAAACCGGCTTCTCTGCTCAGCTGGAAGAATTTGAACGTAACGCACACGCGCTTTTAAAAGAAACGGGCATCTCATGCGTATGTGCCTATGACCAGGAAAGCTTGACAGACCTTCAAAAGCAGGCACTTCTTCTCTTTCACGATTTTAAGCTGACAGACCAAGGCGAACTGCTTCGTTTGCCTGCTTAA
- a CDS encoding YheC/YheD family protein, which translates to MVMVGMLDLAGPEKHLKAYPFAAVAKAEGIGFFYFQPQDVDLETKTIRGKFYEDGQWIEKQTTFPDVVYNANGHVKSEEEQLIIEALKALIPFTSWSVGNKMKVFNKLSKSALFSRYLPDTMEVKEVEAAIDFIHKKEQVILKPRNGRKGKGIIYVRRMEDEYEVRGDNEQQRMSRRMLSSLLTDKIPEKYIIQTFIQCRNQAGLVYDLRLHVQKDGTGRWTVCSIYPRIAPPNSVKANISSGGAALYITPFLKQEFGEDYFNMQRYLEVFAISISKEMDKLYRRSFDELGIDIGIDSSGKVWLYEINWHPGAPPAFYLELDVVKNSLAYCCYLAHASGALLSLKSVKMDKQR; encoded by the coding sequence ATGGTGATGGTCGGCATGCTGGATTTGGCAGGGCCTGAAAAGCATTTGAAAGCTTATCCTTTTGCTGCGGTAGCAAAAGCGGAGGGGATTGGCTTTTTTTATTTTCAGCCCCAGGATGTAGACTTAGAAACGAAGACGATACGGGGTAAGTTTTATGAAGATGGACAATGGATTGAAAAGCAAACGACTTTTCCGGATGTGGTTTATAATGCAAACGGCCATGTGAAATCGGAAGAAGAACAATTGATCATTGAAGCGTTAAAAGCGCTTATTCCATTTACAAGCTGGTCTGTTGGAAATAAAATGAAAGTTTTTAATAAATTAAGCAAGTCGGCTTTATTCTCTCGCTATCTTCCAGATACGATGGAAGTGAAGGAAGTGGAAGCAGCAATTGATTTTATTCATAAAAAAGAGCAGGTAATCTTAAAGCCGCGAAATGGGCGAAAAGGAAAGGGTATTATCTATGTAAGGCGGATGGAAGACGAATATGAGGTCAGGGGGGACAACGAACAGCAACGGATGTCGAGACGTATGCTGTCTTCCTTATTAACGGACAAAATCCCGGAAAAGTACATTATTCAAACGTTCATTCAATGCAGAAACCAGGCAGGCCTCGTGTATGATTTAAGACTGCATGTGCAAAAAGATGGAACCGGCAGGTGGACAGTTTGCTCGATTTATCCTCGTATTGCGCCTCCCAATAGTGTGAAAGCTAATATTAGCAGCGGGGGCGCTGCCTTGTATATTACGCCTTTTTTAAAGCAGGAGTTTGGCGAAGATTACTTTAATATGCAGCGGTATTTAGAGGTTTTTGCCATATCGATCTCCAAGGAAATGGATAAACTTTATAGACGTTCATTTGATGAGCTTGGTATTGATATAGGAATTGACAGCAGCGGCAAGGTTTGGCTGTATGAGATAAACTGGCACCCGGGGGCTCCTCCTGCTTTTTATCTTGAATTAGACGTGGTAAAAAATTCTTTAGCATACTGTTGTTATCTTGCACATGCGAGCGGTGCCCTACTTTCCTTGAAGTCTGTGAAGATGGATAAACAACGGTAA
- a CDS encoding methyl-accepting chemotaxis protein, whose translation MKLSIIRPKKSLKSQLTLGFLVPFVAFSLVICLFFINLLNTILDDHVLSQFNHRLEENGTALARTLSSQEIEDAIQRPEKSGSLLKSALDDFIKEREGIEYVYVLTSQDNKDYIVALNGSDEYMKESPFTPEQEKAFTEEHAVVSSIYTDQWGVHKSFFIPIEGTDTIVGVDMDASFIHSLEQKALFYPLLFLVLSVLLGTGSAIWLGSRISSPIKRLAGFTQEIADGNLRNPIRLDREDEIGMLAGSFESMRRQLNAVIQNVHEKAEDLSQSGNTLFASFQELTEASDQIASSTQTEAMGAEDRSRHLESLSNLMLDMTEAVEQMNKETGQIKEMATETSHLSQSGSQQVETISSQIQSIKQNGLVSQENLSDLNSKLTRISEIVELIRNVSAQTNLLSLNAAIEAARAGEAGKGFAVVAQEIQKLAQQTAASAQDITATVEEINKQTNKVLTLNETNVEDMMKGVDMIEDSGKLFSKIFQAVEELETRSERIFTNSRLVSNASEEALTAIQEISAISEQGTAITQEIAASAQQQNQVVETAQQQSGKLREVAYILQEMVSRFETLQETDSERPTRTGVKQ comes from the coding sequence GTGAAATTATCAATCATACGTCCTAAAAAGTCTCTTAAATCTCAATTAACACTTGGTTTTTTGGTACCGTTTGTAGCTTTTTCATTAGTGATTTGCTTATTTTTTATTAACTTATTAAATACGATTCTAGATGATCATGTGCTCTCCCAATTTAATCATCGTCTTGAAGAAAACGGAACGGCTTTGGCCCGGACACTTTCTTCACAGGAGATAGAGGACGCCATACAACGTCCAGAAAAAAGCGGCTCGCTATTAAAATCCGCTTTAGATGATTTTATAAAAGAGCGTGAAGGCATTGAATATGTATATGTATTAACAAGCCAGGATAACAAGGATTATATTGTGGCCCTCAACGGCAGTGATGAATATATGAAAGAATCGCCGTTTACGCCTGAACAGGAGAAAGCTTTCACAGAAGAACACGCCGTAGTAAGTTCGATTTACACGGATCAATGGGGCGTTCATAAATCCTTTTTTATACCGATAGAAGGAACGGACACCATTGTCGGCGTTGACATGGATGCATCGTTTATCCATTCGTTAGAACAGAAAGCTCTTTTCTACCCGCTGCTGTTTTTAGTTTTATCCGTATTACTTGGAACCGGCTCTGCTATTTGGCTGGGCAGTCGGATTTCGTCTCCCATCAAACGGCTGGCTGGTTTCACCCAAGAAATTGCAGACGGGAATTTGCGTAATCCGATCCGCCTCGACCGGGAAGACGAAATTGGCATGCTTGCCGGCAGCTTTGAGAGCATGCGCCGCCAGTTAAATGCAGTTATTCAAAATGTGCATGAAAAAGCCGAAGATTTGAGCCAGTCAGGGAATACACTGTTTGCGTCGTTTCAGGAATTAACAGAAGCATCGGATCAGATTGCCAGCAGCACCCAGACAGAAGCAATGGGAGCGGAAGACCGTTCCCGCCATTTGGAATCTCTTTCTAACCTCATGCTGGATATGACTGAAGCAGTCGAGCAGATGAATAAGGAAACAGGCCAAATTAAAGAGATGGCAACAGAAACGAGTCATTTGTCTCAAAGTGGTTCGCAGCAGGTAGAAACGATTTCGAGCCAGATTCAGTCGATCAAACAGAATGGACTGGTCTCGCAGGAGAACTTGTCTGATTTAAACAGCAAGCTGACCCGTATCAGCGAAATTGTCGAATTAATACGTAACGTCTCCGCTCAAACTAATTTGCTGTCACTGAATGCAGCGATTGAAGCTGCCCGCGCAGGCGAAGCAGGAAAAGGATTCGCTGTTGTTGCCCAGGAGATTCAAAAGCTGGCTCAGCAAACGGCTGCTTCAGCGCAGGACATTACGGCAACAGTAGAGGAAATTAATAAACAAACTAATAAAGTATTAACGCTGAATGAAACGAATGTAGAAGATATGATGAAAGGCGTCGACATGATTGAAGACAGCGGCAAGCTGTTTTCAAAGATCTTCCAAGCGGTTGAAGAGCTGGAAACAAGATCAGAACGAATTTTTACAAATTCCCGCCTTGTTTCTAACGCATCAGAGGAAGCATTAACGGCCATCCAGGAAATCAGTGCAATTTCAGAGCAGGGAACAGCGATTACGCAGGAAATTGCTGCATCGGCTCAGCAGCAAAACCAGGTTGTTGAAACGGCCCAGCAGCAAAGCGGCAAGCTGAGAGAAGTCGCCTATATTTTACAGGAAATGGTCAGTCGATTTGAAACCTTGCAGGAAACCGATTCAGAGCGGCCGACCCGCACTGGTGTAAAGCAATAA
- a CDS encoding ATP-grasp domain-containing protein encodes MMILNEQILSPLLKQTLEHLQIPVLKEADPVNCMAFFDSLTKEQRLLTNSESGLSLLDTYCPDSNENQWSKLFKNKGQLRALLSQMYPDYFYQVVTADNLLSLPVEKIPFPVVLKPTFGYSSVGVYKVKRKEEWEKAIHQFEADVLLSEEIYDPSVVNQKTLLIEKWIQGEEYAVDGYYDEQGNPVVLSVFKRLFKDEYDTSDRIYYTSKQVIQEIYEQAYSFMAELQKLVPLQNYPIHFEIRKQGEIVIPIEINPLRFAGAGTTDLGYYAYGHNIYEQYFTQQKPDWKQIIEDMDDSIYSFCCAEIPLALSRGLVKAVDHEAFQKEFEHILEYRPIQAAHDRTFAIVFFKSDNLDENHYILQLDLEPFIDMQELKNREMEQVL; translated from the coding sequence ATGATGATTTTAAACGAACAAATTCTGTCTCCTTTACTGAAACAAACACTGGAACATTTACAGATTCCGGTTTTAAAGGAGGCGGACCCTGTGAACTGCATGGCGTTTTTCGATTCGCTGACGAAAGAACAGCGGCTGCTGACCAACTCAGAAAGCGGGCTGTCTCTTCTAGATACTTATTGTCCGGACAGTAATGAGAATCAGTGGTCAAAGCTGTTTAAAAACAAAGGACAGCTGCGCGCTCTTTTGTCTCAAATGTACCCTGACTATTTTTATCAAGTGGTAACGGCTGATAACCTGCTCAGCCTGCCGGTCGAGAAAATTCCGTTTCCTGTCGTGCTGAAGCCTACCTTTGGCTACTCGAGCGTAGGGGTTTATAAAGTAAAGCGGAAAGAAGAGTGGGAAAAAGCGATCCATCAGTTTGAAGCGGACGTATTGCTTTCGGAAGAAATATACGACCCGTCGGTTGTTAATCAAAAAACGCTTCTTATTGAAAAGTGGATTCAGGGAGAAGAATACGCAGTTGACGGATACTATGATGAGCAGGGAAATCCAGTCGTTTTAAGCGTCTTTAAGCGGCTTTTCAAAGATGAATACGATACATCGGACCGCATTTACTATACATCTAAACAAGTGATTCAAGAAATTTATGAGCAGGCTTATTCTTTTATGGCTGAGCTGCAAAAGCTGGTCCCATTACAAAACTACCCGATCCATTTTGAAATTAGAAAGCAGGGAGAAATCGTTATTCCTATTGAGATTAATCCACTCCGGTTTGCAGGAGCAGGTACGACAGACCTCGGTTACTATGCTTACGGACATAATATCTATGAGCAGTATTTCACGCAGCAAAAACCGGATTGGAAGCAGATTATCGAGGATATGGATGATTCTATTTACAGCTTTTGCTGTGCGGAAATTCCGCTCGCCTTGTCACGGGGATTAGTAAAAGCTGTTGATCATGAAGCGTTTCAAAAGGAATTTGAGCATATTTTAGAATACCGTCCGATTCAGGCTGCTCACGATCGGACATTTGCCATTGTGTTTTTCAAAAGCGATAACTTAGACGAAAATCATTATATCCTTCAACTGGACTTGGAACCTTTTATTGACATGCAAGAACTTAAAAACCGCGAAATGGAGCAAGTATTGTGA
- the rlmD gene encoding 23S rRNA (uracil(1939)-C(5))-methyltransferase RlmD, which translates to MAKIQAPVQKGDIVHVTVADLTHEGKGVAKIDGYPLFIEGVLPGETGEIQVTKLNKGYGFAKLVRLDQASKERVEPPCPVYDECGGCQMQHLSYAGQLDMKYNQVRNVIDRIAKLPDVPVHPVLGLEDPWRYRNKAQVPVGLSPEGQIVAGFYKKRSHDIIDMTECLIQHTESDAIIQKVKDVCAANGVMPYDEGRHKGVLRHVMARIGYQTGEKMAVLITRTNELPNQEAIIEGIRQAVPDITSIVQNVNPDKTNVIFGSTTRTLFGEDVIYDTIGGIRFAISARSFYQVNPVQTEVLYNKALEYAGLTGEETVIDAYCGIGTISLFLAQKAKQVYGVEIVPQAIEDAEQNAELNGITNAHFEAGKAEEVIPAWYKQGIKPDVIVVDPPRKGCDEALLDTILKMKPKRVVYVSCNPGTLARDLRVLEDGGFQTREVQPVDMFPQTVHVEAVAVLELR; encoded by the coding sequence GTGGCAAAGATTCAAGCTCCGGTTCAAAAAGGCGATATCGTTCATGTAACGGTGGCTGATTTGACGCATGAAGGAAAAGGAGTAGCCAAAATTGACGGCTATCCATTATTTATAGAAGGTGTTCTGCCGGGAGAAACAGGAGAAATTCAAGTAACTAAATTAAACAAGGGGTACGGGTTTGCCAAGCTGGTCCGGCTCGATCAAGCATCAAAAGAGCGGGTGGAGCCGCCTTGTCCGGTCTATGATGAGTGTGGCGGCTGCCAGATGCAGCACTTATCCTATGCAGGGCAGCTGGATATGAAATACAACCAGGTACGCAATGTGATTGACCGGATCGCCAAGCTTCCGGACGTGCCGGTACATCCGGTGCTCGGCTTGGAGGATCCGTGGCGCTACCGGAATAAAGCGCAGGTGCCGGTCGGTCTGTCGCCTGAGGGGCAGATTGTCGCTGGTTTCTATAAAAAGCGTTCGCATGACATTATTGATATGACAGAATGCTTGATCCAGCATACAGAAAGTGACGCAATCATTCAAAAAGTAAAAGATGTTTGTGCGGCGAACGGCGTTATGCCTTATGATGAAGGCCGCCATAAAGGTGTGCTCCGTCACGTAATGGCGCGAATCGGCTATCAAACCGGCGAAAAAATGGCTGTGCTGATCACACGCACCAATGAGCTGCCGAACCAGGAGGCCATTATAGAGGGGATTCGCCAGGCTGTTCCAGATATTACGTCGATTGTACAAAATGTAAATCCGGATAAAACAAACGTTATTTTCGGTTCCACAACGCGGACGCTCTTTGGAGAAGATGTGATTTATGATACGATCGGCGGCATCCGATTTGCCATTTCCGCCCGGTCGTTTTATCAAGTAAATCCGGTTCAAACAGAAGTGCTTTACAATAAAGCACTTGAGTATGCCGGATTGACTGGTGAGGAAACCGTGATCGACGCTTATTGCGGTATCGGCACGATCTCCCTGTTTCTTGCGCAAAAAGCAAAGCAGGTGTACGGGGTTGAAATTGTACCGCAGGCCATTGAAGACGCCGAGCAAAATGCAGAGCTCAACGGCATTACAAACGCTCATTTTGAAGCGGGAAAAGCAGAGGAAGTGATCCCGGCCTGGTATAAGCAGGGCATCAAGCCGGATGTAATCGTTGTAGACCCGCCTCGTAAAGGCTGCGACGAGGCACTGCTTGACACGATTTTAAAAATGAAGCCGAAACGGGTTGTGTACGTGTCTTGTAACCCGGGTACACTCGCACGGGATCTTCGTGTACTTGAAGACGGCGGCTTTCAAACACGTGAAGTGCAGCCAGTGGATATGTTCCCGCAGACGGTCCATGTCGAGGCCGTAGCAGTATTAGAATTAAGATAA